One window of Candidatus Regiella endosymbiont of Tuberolachnus salignus genomic DNA carries:
- a CDS encoding PAS domain-containing protein has translation MKTIALELNTFPLTALMDKSLDSWGIKDRHSRFIYTNRAFLDCFNLPPGVDIIGKRHDELPSCVAEFLANLRQEEKNVIKSGQRTTLIKAHLLRHKQKRHPYLYEIFPLYNQEGRCVGTVFYGKKPDTFSLPPIRYFYAI, from the coding sequence ATGAAGACGATAGCACTGGAATTAAACACCTTCCCCCTAACCGCGCTGATGGACAAGAGTCTAGATAGCTGGGGAATCAAAGACAGGCACTCGCGTTTTATTTATACCAACCGTGCTTTTCTGGATTGTTTTAATTTACCACCGGGAGTCGATATTATCGGCAAACGGCATGATGAACTGCCGTCCTGCGTGGCAGAATTTTTGGCTAATCTACGCCAGGAAGAAAAAAACGTCATTAAAAGCGGACAAAGAACGACGCTGATAAAAGCGCATTTATTGAGGCATAAGCAAAAACGCCACCCTTATTTATACGAAATCTTCCCGCTGTATAATCAAGAAGGCCGCTGTGTGGGCACGGTTTTTTATGGCAAAAAGCCCGATACTTTTTCATTACCTCCCATCAGATATTTTTACGCTATCTGA
- the istA gene encoding IS21 family transposase, which yields MLRREDHYMIKQRHQQGAFIVDIAHQIGCSEKTVRRHISYPAPPTAKRGKKQVAKLEPFKDYIDSRLSEQVWNAAVIFEEIREKGYRGGSAMLRRYIHPKRPLRASKNTVRFETLPGYQLQHDWGEIIVEVAGSACTVNFAVNTLGFSRRFHVFAAPKQDAEHTYESLVRSFNYFGGSVKNVLVDNQKAAVIKHGQNGHIEFNAGFLQLANHYGFSPRACKPYRPQTKGKTERMVGYVKHNFFTRYRQFESFAHVNQLLAMWLAKVADQRHLRQFKQTPENRFAEEKIALMPLPATDFDTSYFDLRQVAWDSYIDVRGNRYSVPSFWCGRAVNIRIGLDNTLRIYGDEQLLATHLLQEVTQGWQKVPEHHQALWQQVNRVASRSLSVYEELL from the coding sequence ATGCTAAGAAGAGAGGACCACTACATGATAAAACAACGCCATCAACAGGGGGCATTTATTGTTGATATTGCCCATCAGATAGGGTGTTCAGAAAAAACGGTGAGACGGCACATTAGCTATCCTGCGCCGCCAACAGCAAAACGCGGTAAAAAACAGGTTGCTAAACTCGAGCCCTTTAAAGACTACATCGATTCAAGGTTGAGTGAACAGGTTTGGAATGCGGCGGTTATTTTTGAGGAAATCCGTGAAAAAGGCTACCGGGGTGGGAGTGCGATGCTCCGACGTTATATACATCCCAAACGTCCGCTCAGGGCCTCGAAAAACACGGTACGCTTTGAAACCCTCCCCGGTTATCAACTTCAACACGATTGGGGAGAAATCATCGTTGAGGTGGCAGGCTCTGCCTGTACGGTTAATTTTGCCGTTAATACGCTCGGTTTTTCGCGTCGCTTTCATGTCTTTGCTGCCCCTAAGCAAGATGCTGAGCACACGTATGAATCGCTGGTTCGCAGCTTCAATTACTTCGGTGGCAGCGTAAAAAATGTCTTGGTAGATAACCAAAAAGCCGCTGTTATCAAACATGGACAAAATGGCCACATCGAGTTCAATGCGGGCTTCCTGCAACTGGCTAATCACTATGGGTTTAGCCCTCGCGCCTGTAAGCCTTATCGACCGCAAACGAAAGGCAAAACCGAACGGATGGTGGGCTATGTTAAACACAATTTTTTCACTCGCTACCGTCAGTTTGAGAGTTTCGCTCATGTTAATCAACTGCTAGCGATGTGGCTGGCGAAAGTGGCAGACCAGCGTCATCTTCGTCAATTCAAGCAGACACCGGAAAATCGTTTTGCTGAGGAAAAAATAGCCTTGATGCCACTCCCTGCGACTGATTTCGATACCAGCTACTTCGACCTACGACAAGTGGCATGGGACAGCTATATCGATGTCAGAGGTAATCGCTATAGCGTGCCTTCATTCTGGTGTGGTCGTGCGGTTAATATTCGTATCGGTTTAGATAATACGCTACGTATTTACGGCGATGAGCAACTGCTCGCGACGCATCTCTTGCAGGAGGTAACGCAGGGCTGGCAAAAGGTGCCAGAACATCATCAAGCCCTTTGGCAACAGGTCAATCGAGTAGCGTCTCGTTCGCTCAGTGTGTATGAGGAGCTACTCTGA
- the istB gene encoding IS21-like element helper ATPase IstB: MMEMENLLIRLKMDYLGDALESLCEEATKKALNYREFLQQALAQEWNGRHQKGLESRLKQARLPWIKTLEQFDFTFQPSIDRKIIRELAGLRFVEHHENVILLGPPGVGKTHLAIALAVKAATAGHRVLFMPLDRLCCTLMKAKQENRLERQLQQLCYARVLILDEIGYLPMNREEASLFFRLLSRRYEKASIILTSNKSFTDWGDVFGDHILATAILDRLLHHSTTLNIKGESYRLKNKRKAGMLPIKTTDIIQAPGIETQQEN, from the coding sequence CTGATGGAAATGGAAAACTTGTTGATACGGTTAAAAATGGATTACCTGGGCGATGCGTTGGAGAGTTTATGTGAAGAAGCCACCAAGAAAGCACTGAACTACCGTGAATTTCTCCAGCAGGCATTAGCCCAGGAATGGAACGGGCGTCACCAAAAAGGCTTGGAATCGCGGTTAAAACAAGCACGTTTGCCGTGGATAAAAACCTTGGAGCAATTTGACTTTACTTTCCAACCAAGTATAGACAGGAAAATTATCCGCGAGCTGGCGGGGCTGAGGTTTGTCGAACATCATGAAAACGTCATTTTGTTAGGCCCACCTGGGGTAGGGAAAACGCATTTGGCGATAGCGCTGGCTGTCAAGGCAGCTACAGCTGGGCATCGGGTATTGTTTATGCCTCTGGATAGACTCTGCTGTACCTTAATGAAGGCAAAGCAAGAAAACCGTCTGGAACGCCAACTTCAGCAACTGTGCTATGCCAGGGTATTAATACTGGATGAAATCGGGTATTTACCGATGAATCGCGAAGAAGCTAGCCTATTTTTCAGGTTATTGAGCCGTCGTTATGAAAAGGCGAGCATCATTCTCACATCAAATAAAAGTTTTACTGATTGGGGGGACGTATTCGGTGATCACATTTTAGCAACTGCGATTTTAGACAGGCTTTTACATCATTCAACCACATTGAATATTAAAGGAGAAAGCTATCGACTCAAAAATAAACGCAAAGCAGGCATGTTGCCTATAAAAACGACTGATATTATCCAGGCGCCTGGAATAGAAACCCAACAGGAAAATTAG